The nucleotide window CCCGTAGTCGCTAATACCGTAGACAATACCAAAGTTTACTGCTTTTGCTTGACGACGCATTAGTGAATCCACTTCTTCTTGCTCCACATGAAAAACGTCCATCGCTGTTTTCGTATGAATATCATAATCGTGTTTAAAAGCATAAATTAAATTCTCATCTTCTGAAATATGCGCTAAAACACGTAATTCTACTTGCGAATAATCGGCAGAAAACATTTTCCAGCCCGGCTTACTTGGCACAAATACTTGTCTAATTTTCCGACCTTCTTCTAAGCGAATCGGGATATTTTGGAGATTTGGATCAACCGAACTTAAACGACCAGTCTGTGTTAACGTTTGATTAAAACGTGTATGGACTTTATGCGTTTCTTTGTCTGTTACTTTAAGCAGTCCCTCGATATAAGTGGACTGGATTTTACCAAGTTGGCGATATAGCAAGATTTCATCAATAATCGCATGTTTGCCAGATAAACTTTCTAATACATCTGCGGCTGTTGAGTAACCTGTTTTTGTTTTCTTGACTGGTGGCAGTTCCAGTTTTTCAAATAAAATTACACCTAATTGTTTTGGTGAATTGATGTTGAATTCTTCGCCAGCTAGTGAATGAATCGACTCTTCTAATGTTTTCAATCTACCCGCTAGTTCTACTTTCATATTTTCAAGGCGTTCTGTGTCGACACTAACCCCCTGCATTTCCATTTGCGCTAAAACAAATGTTAAAGGTAGCTCTAAATCTTCCATCAAGGCTAATTGTTCGTTTTTCTCCAAATCATCGATAAGTCTTTTTTCTAAATCAGCAATTGCTACTACTTTTCTTGAAAGATGCGCTGCTACAATACTTTCTTCTGGTGTGCTTCGTTTCGCACCTTTTCCGTAAACTGCTTCGTCTGTTTCTACTTCTGTATAGTCATGACGCACTGCTACGCTTGTAAAATCATCAATAGAGTCAGATGGATTTAACAAATAGGAAGCTAGCATAATATCAAATGAAATGCCTGCTATTGCAAGGCCAATTCGATTCATTGCAACCATCGTTTTTTTCGCGTCATAAACAACTTTTGTTTGTTCACTTTCCACCCATTCACGGAATGCCGCGCTATTTTCAGCAGTTTCCTTGGTAAAGAAATAGGTCCCTTGGCTAGAATGGATCGTTAATCCAATAAAATTCGCTGTATGGTAGTTATCATTTTCTAATTCGACATAAAGTGCCGTTTTTCCACCAAAATGCTGTTCTTTTAATTCCGTTACTATTTCAAAAGATAATTCTTTTAGTTCTTTCGCTTCTTCTGGCGTATCGCCTTCGATGTTTTTCAACAATGTCGTAAAGTTCATTTCTTTTAAAAGTGGAATTACTTTCTCCGTTTGGTAGCCGTCGTATTTCGTACTTTCAACAGTGCATTCGATTGGTGAATCCACATTAATTGTAGCTAGTTCTTTACTTAAAATAGCTAATTCTTTATTTTCCAGTACTTTTTCTTTTAGTTTTTTACCAGAAATTTCCTCGGCATGTTCCAGTACGCTCTCTACAGTTCCACCAAATTCATGCAACAGTTTTAAGGCTGTTTTTTCACCAACGCCAGGAATGCCCGGAATATTATCAGATGAATCACCCATTAACCCTTTCATATCAATAATTTGGAGTGGGGTTAGATTGTATTTTTCTTTTAACGTTTCTGGCGTGTTCGTTTCCATATCGGCTATACCTTTTTTCGTGATATAGACCGTTGTTTTTTCAGAAGCTAGTTGTGTTAAATCGCGGTCTCCGGTAATGATGGCTACTTCCATCCCGTCCGCTTCTGCTTTTTTCGTTAATGTTCCGATAATATCATCCGCCTCGTAGTTGGCAAGTTCATATTGTGGGATATCGTAAGCTGTTAAAAGCTCTCGGATAAATGGAAATTGCTCGGACAATTCACTTGGCGTTTTTTGACGTCCACCTTTGTAACCTTTAAATGTCGTATGACGGAAAGTGGTTTTCCCTGCATCAAAAGCAACCAGCACATGGCTCGGTTTCTCTTTTTCCAGCACGTTCATTAACATCATTGCAAAGCCGTACACTGCATTTGTATAAACACCTTTGTCGTTATTTAAAAGCGGTAACGCATAAAACGCGCGATTCGCAATACTATTTCCATCGATTAATACTAATTTATTCACAGGGATATCCTCCTCGATATTATCATTCACTTGTGTCTATTTTACCATAGGAACATAAAAACAAACCACTTATCCGAATGGGATTAAATGGTTTGTTTTAAATACGTACATTTTTTATCCAATACACAATTACGAACTAGTTCTATCATTCGAAAATGAATGGAATTAGAAGTTTTTAATTAATTCATCCGCAAATTCCGAACATTTAACTTCTGTTGCGCCATCCATTAATCGAGCAAAATCATAAGTTACTGTTTTCGCAGCGATTGTTTTTTCCATCGAACTGTTAATTAACTCAGCGGCTTCACCCCAACCAATATGTTCGAGTAAAAGTGTTCCGGATAAAATAACAGATGATGGATTTACTTTATCAAGGCCTGCGTATTTTGGTGCAGTACCGTGAGTTGCTTCGAAAATTGCGTGACCAGTTAAATAGTTAATGTTCGCTCCTGGAGCAATACCAATTCCACCTACTTGAGCAGCAAGGGCATCAGAAATATAATCTCCATTTAAGTTCATCGTAGCAACCACATCAAATTCAGCCGGGCGCGTTAAGATTTGTTGCAAGAAAATATCTGCAATCGAATCTTTTACTAAAATTTTTCCAGCAGCAAGTGCTTCGTTTTGTTTCGCGTCAGCAGCTTCTGTACCTCCTGCTTCTTTAATGCGATCGTACTCGTTCCAAGTAAATACTTTATCGCCATATTCGCGCTCACATAAGTCATAGCCCCAGTTTTTGAAAGCTCCTTCTGTGAACTTCATGATATTTCCTTTGTGTACGAGTGTTAATGATTTGCGTCCTTCTTTAATCGCATATTCAATCGCAGAACGTACTAAACGCTCTGTTCCTTCTTTCGAAATCGGCTTAATACCAATACCAGAAGTTTCCGGGAAACGGATTTTATCAACGCCAAACTCAGATTTTAAGAACGCGATTAATTTTTTCGATTCCTCGCTACCTTCTTTAAATTCGATTCCTGCGTAAATATCCTCTGTATTCTCACGGAAAATAACCATATCTGTGTCTTCAGGACGTTTTACAGGCGACGGTACACCTTTAAAGTAACGAACTGGACGTAAACATACATATAAATCTAATTCTTGGCGCAGGGCAACGTTTAATGAACGAATACCGCCGCCAATTGGCGTTGTAAGCGGGCCTTTGATGGCAATTAAATACTCATCAATAGTGTCTAAAGTCGCTTGCGGAAGCCATTCGCCGGTTTGTTTAAATGCTTTTTCACCAGCTAATACTTCTTTCCATGCGATTTCTTTTTCGCCGTTATACGCTTTTTTTACTGCCGCATCTAAAACACGTTTCGCAGCCGCCCAAATATCTGGACCAGTTCCGTCTCCTTCAATAAAAGGAATGACTGGGTTGTTTGGTGTTTTTAGCACACCATTTTCTACTTGAATTTTTTGACTCATAAAGCTTGTTCCTCCTCCATTAAATTCGTTCTTCTACAGGTAAATAACTTCTATTTTCAGGTCCAACGTAAATCGCACGCGGACGGATAAGACGATTATCACGATATTGTTCAAAAATGTGCGCTAACCAACCAGAAACACGACTCACGGAAAATACTAACGTGAATAAATCCCGATCAATGCCAAGCGCGTGATAAACGGAAGCAGAATAAAAATCAACGTTTGGTTTCAAATGTTTTAATTCCCAAACCGCTTCTTCTACTTGCATCGAAATATCAAACCATTTTTCTTCGCCCTTTTCGGCAGTTAACTTTCTAGACATTTCGCGTAAATGTTGCGCACGCGGATCCCCACCACGATAAACACGGTGACCAAAGCCCATAATTTTTTGTTTTGTATCGATTTTTTCTTGGATGTAAGTACGCACATCGCCGGCTTCATCAATTTCTTCTAACATATCAAAGACACGTTCATTGGCACCACCATGAAGCGGGCCTTTCAGAGCACCAATCGCAGCTGTAACTCCGGAATAAACATCCGAAAGTGTCGCCACACAAACACGTGCTGTAAAAGTAGAAGCATTAAACTCATGATCCGCATGCAGTACAAGCGCTTTATTCATCGCTTCTACAGATAACGCATCCGCCTCTTCTCCCGTAATCATATAAAGGAAATTCGCCGCCATGCTCAAATCATCTCTCGGCGGAATCGGATCCAAACCACGTCGAATTCGAGAAAAAGCTGCAACAATTGTTGGCATTTTTGCTTGAAGACGTAGCCCTTTACGGTAAACTGCTTCCCCGTCGTCTAATTCTGCTTCTGTGTCAAATACACCGAGCATCGAAACCGTGGTTCTTAAAACACTCATTGGGTGTAATTTTTGATGATTTTGCATTCTTAAACTTGTAATAATTGTTTCAGATACTGCCATATTTTCTTGTATTTCTAATTTAAACTTTTTAAATTCATCTTTATTCGGCAAACGTAAATGCCATAATAAGTAAATCACTTCTTCAAAAGAAGCGTTGTTTTCCATTAAGTCATCAATGCCATAGCCAACATATGTTAACATATCATCGATGATAGAGCTAATGGAAGTTTCAGCAACATATACATTTTCTAACCCTTTAGATAACGTCATTTCATTTCCTCCTTTTATCCTTTTTTACGTATGTACTTATTTTATGAATGCAACTAACTGCATTGCCATGTAAGCAATACCCGCTGCAATTACTGGTCCAGCAGCAATCCCTCTAAAAAGCACCACCGCTAAAATGGTCCCAAATACAAGTGAGACGGTTACTTGTGGATCAACAGCCATATAGCCTACACCTTTTTTCGCTAAAATAGAAACGGCGATTCCAGCTCCAAGACCAATCCAGCCGGCTGCCGATTTAAAAGAGTCAATTAAATCTTTAAAACCGATTTGACCAGTGGCGATTGGAATTAAGATGGCAACGGTTATAATCGTTACACCCCAATTAATCCCCTTAGCTTGAATCATCTCCATTACTTTACCGTCCACATGAAATAGCTTCAACAGAATAACGGCGGCTACGGCAATGATGAGCGAATTATTTTTTGCTATAAGTCCGAGAAGTAAAAAAAGAAGTAAAAACAACATACTTTCCGTAAACATATTAAGTCACCTTTCAATATCGCGCATCTAGGAAGCGAGATAACAATTATTATATCATAAACTTACCTTATAGTAATACTAAAATGCCATAAGGAAAATGAATTACCCTTTTTTCAACTAAACCTCTATAGAAAATTTTTCCCATAGAGGTTTTAATTACATATCAAAATAATAATATTGTGTGTGTTTCTTTTGATTCCCGAGCCATTTGGTTAATCTTGGTTTTAATAGTTTGCGAGAAAATGGAATAAAAATAAGCAAACCGAGTACAGTCGTGATAACTCCTGGGATAATTAATAAAAAGCCGGCAATAAAAAAGCACAGACTATCTAATAAATACGGCGCTACCGTGCGTCCATCGCGTACATTTCGGAATAGGTTTCCGCCAAGACGTTTGAAAATAAAAATACCAAAAGCACTTGATGCAATTTGAATAAAAAGAAGTGGCCAAAAGCCGATTACTTGGAATAGCCAAACATAAATAATTAATTCTATTAAGCCATATAAAGCCCAATAAAGGATAAATTTTCTCATAAAATCAACTCCAATACTTACTGACTATTATAACCTATTTTGACGCAATCGAAAAACAATACAGCGCGCATATAAAAAAGGCGTCCCGCATGCGGGACGCCTTTTGGAAAGTTAAATCTTAGTGAGTTGCTGTTTTGCCGTTATAAACAACACCTTGACGAGAATCAACAGTGATGATTTCACCGTCTTTTACAAGGGATGTTGCATCTTTAGCGCCAACAATGACAGGAATGCCAAGGTTGATTCCAACAACTGCTGCGTGGCTAGTTAAGCCGCCTTCTTCCACAACAACTGCAGCACTTTTCTCGAATGCAGGAAGGATTTCTTTATCTGTTGTTTTAACGATTAAGATTCCGCCTTCTTCTGCTTTTTGAAGTGCTTCTGCATTGGATTTAGCAACGATTGCTTTACCAATTACAGATTTGCTGCCAATTCCTTGGCCTTTAGCAACTTTTTCACCAATTAATTGGATTTTCATTACGTTAGTTGTTCCACTTTCTGTAACTGGAACACCAGCAGTGATGATGATTAGGTCGCCTTGTTTTGCAACGCCAGAAGCAAGAGATTCTTTTACTGCAAGGTCGAACATTTCGTCTGTGTTGCTAACTGGAGTAGCTAGACGAGGATAAACACCCCATGAAAGAGCTAAGCCGCGATATACATGCTCGTTGAATGTTACAGCAACGATATGAGATTTCGGACGGTATTTAGAGATCATACGCGCTGTGTGACCACTTTGAGTCGCAGCAACGATAGTTTGTACGTTTAGGTTTTTCGCAGTATGTCCAACAGCTTGACCAATAGCTTCTGTCATATCCGTATTTTCATGAAGTTTAAGCGCAAATTTATCTTGAGCTACTAATACTTCTTCTGTACGAATAGCGATTTTCGCCATCATTTTAACTGCTTCAACTGGATAGTCCCCAGCAGCTGTTTCACCAGATAACATAATTGCATCAGTTCCATCAAAAATCGCATTCGCTACGTCACTTGCTTCAGCGCGAGTTGGACGTGGGTTACGTTGCATGGAATCAAGCATTTGTGTTGCAGTAATAACTGGTTTACCAAGTTTATTACATTTTCTGATAAGTTCTTTTTGTACAATCGGAACTTCTTCAGCTGGAATTTCAACACCAAGGTCACCACGAGCAACCATTAGTCCTTGAGAAACTTGTAAGATTTCGTCGATGTTGTCAACGCCCTCTTGGTTTTCGATTTTAGGAATAATTTGTACGTGAGTTGCATTGTGCTCTTCTAAAATTTTAGTAATTTCAAGAACATCTGTAGCGCGACGTACAAAAGATGCAGCGATAAAATCGATACCTTGTTCTAAACCAAAGCGGATATCAGCAGCGTCTTTTTCTGTGATTCCTGGTAGGTTGATAGAAACGTTTGGCACGTTAACACCTTTTTTATTTTTAAGTACGCCTGAGTTAAGTACTTTAGTTACTAGCTCGCGATTAGCTTCGTCTTTTTCGATTACTTCAAGACCGATTAAACCGTCATCAAGTAAAATGGAAGAACCGATTTCTACATCATTGTAAAGTTCGCCGTAAGTTACGGAGAATTTTTCTTTTGTTCCTTCAACAGGAGTCATGGAAACACGTACAACATCACCTGTTTGGAATTCTAATTTCCCACCAACCATGTCGTTTGTACGGATTTCTGGACCTTTTGTATCAAGTAAGATAGCAACTTGTTTGCCAGTTTTTTTCGATGCTTCACGGATATTTACAATACGCGCACCGTGCTCTTCAAAATCTCCGTGAGAGAAATTAAGACGTGCTACGTTCATTCCTGCTTCGATCAACTGAACTAATGTGTCAACTGACTCACTTGCAGGACCAATTGTACAAACAATTTTCGTTTTTTTCATGTTATTACTCCTCCTAGAACTTAGCTATTCATTCGTATTTATTATAAACATATCTTGCGCATTTTACCAGTCACAACTGTGTAAAATAAGTAAGTTTGTGAATAAGAGCGCAATCAGGTAGCATGGTAACGATAACAAGAAAACGTTTTCCAGATTGCTACAGCATGCTTAATTACCGATTTACTTCTCTTTACCCTCAAAGTTTATTTTTAATACGTTACTAAAATTTTTCACAAAGAAAGGCTACCATGCTTTGTCATGGCAGCCAGCTCTTCAGCCGTTTTAAATCGACAAAATAGATGCTAAATCAAATAATTTTTGATCTAGAGTGTGTTTTTCTTTCAAAATTTCACTAATGTCATTTTCGACAATTCTATTTTCACGGATTCCAACAGCTAATCCTCCGCGGTTTTCTAACAATAATTCTACTGAACGCGCACCAAGACGGCTTGCTAGTACACGGTCAAATGCAGTTGGGCTACCACCACGTTGAACATGTCCAAGAACAGTTACACGTGCATGATAATCGCCATATTCAGCTAATTGTTTGGCAAATTCATTACCAGACATTACGCCTTCAGCAACAACAATAATACTATGTTTTTTACCACGTTCACGGCCTTTGTTCAAACGATCCACGACATCATCCATGTTAAAGCTTTCTTCTGGAACGATGATAGCTTCAGCGCCACCAGCAAGACCAGACCAAAGAGCGATATCACCAGCGTCACGACCCATAACTTCAATAATGAAAGTACGTTCATGACTTGTTGCTGTATCGCGGATTTTATCAAGTGCATCAAGAACAGTGTTCAGTGCAGTATCAAAACCAATAGTAAAATCAGTTCCAGAAATATCATTATCAATAGTTCCTGGGATACCAATAGTTGGGAAGCCACGTTTTGTAAGTGCTTCCGCTCCGTGATAAGAACCATCTCCACCGATAACAACTAGGCCATCGATTTGATGTTTTTTCAGTTGTTCGATTCCTTTAAGTTGTCCTTCTTCTGTAGCGAATTCAGGATATCTTGCGGAATAAAGGAATGTACCACCACGGTGAAGTAAATCACCAACAGAACCTAATTCTAATTTACGAATATCGCCATTGACTAGCCCTAAAAAGCCATAGTTAATACCGTAAACTTCAAGTCCTTCATAGATTGCTTTACGAACAACAGCACGAGTGGCTGCGTTCATTCCTGGAGCGTCTCCTCCACTTGTTAAAATTGCAATTCGTTTCATTTTACTTACCACCTCAGACAATGATATTGTTTTTCATCACATGTGTTTATTCTACATGAAAAAAGGTCAAATGAAAAGCTCCAACAGAGCACTTTTTTCAACTATAAGCTTCGTAAAATGCCGTTTCGGACATCGGTCTATTCCGATTTAGTCAATAAATGGCTTTATAGCTTAATTTAATATAATTGGTCTATACTTGTGAAGATATAAACTTTCTTTCATGGTTTGGCATATACCAAAGAAGCGGATTTCCTAAAATAAGGAAATCCGCTTCTTTAATTCGTTATAAAGTCTCGTAAACACCGATTTTCTTGAATTTCTCATAACGTTGATCCATTAATTGATCCTCAGAAAATGCCATTAGTGCATGTAAAGACTTTGTGATAGTTTTGTTAATTTCTTCGGCTTGCGCTGTTAAATCACGGTGCGCACCGCCTTTTACTTCTGGAATAATTCCATCTGTAATGCCAAGATCAAACAAATCACCAGCTGTAATCCGCATAGATTCTGCTGCTTTTTTCGCTTGACTAGCATCTTTCCATAAAATTGCTGCTGCGCCTTCTGGTGAAATAACCGAGAAAACAGCATTTTCAAGCATGAAAATCTGATTCCCAACACCAAGAGCAAGTGCACCACCACTTCCACCCTCACCGATAACGATAGAAATAATTGGAACTTTCATATCGCTCATTTCATAAAGGTTTCTAGCAATTGCTTCACTTTGCCCGCGTTCTTCAGCAGCTCGGCCAGGATAGGCACCTTTTGTATCGATGAAGCAAATAATTGGTCGGCCAAATTTATCCGCTTGTTTCATCAAACGAAGCGCTTTACGGAAGCCTTCTGGATGAGGCATACCAAAATTACGGTGCAAATTATCTTTCGTATCTTTACCGCGTTGATGCCCGATAACTGTTACCGGAATACCGTTAAAAGTAGCGATACCGCCGACAATTGCTGCGTCATCACCGAATGTACGATCGCCGTGAAGCTCCATGAAATCTTGAAATAAAAGTGGAATGTAATCAAGTGTTGTCGGTCTATCTGGGTGGCGAGCTACTTGAAATTTATCCCAAGCAGTCATATTGCTGTAAATGCCTGACTCCAACTTAGCTAAGCGTTTCTCCAGCTTTTCGATTTCATTTGTCAAATCTACATCCGAAGTTTCGTTGTATTCTTTTAAGTCCGCGATTTTACTTTTCAATTCTAAAATCGGTTTCTCAAATTCCATCTCATTCGCCATCAACGTCACCTCCTGCTTCAGGTGTTTTCACGTGAATGCGTAAAATAAAACTTAATTTATTTTGCAAATCAAGACGTGAAATACAGTCATCTAGTTGTCCGTGCTTTAATAAGAACTCAGACGTTTGGAAGTCTTCTGGTAATTCTTCCCGAACAGTTTGTTCAATTACCCGGCGACCAGCAAAGCCGATGAGTGCGCCTGGTTCTGCAAAATTATAGTCTCCAAGTGATGCAAAACTAGCAGAAACGCCACCAGTAGTTGGGTGCGTCATTACCGTAATAACAAGTCCACCGTGGTTGCTAAATCGTTTAAATGCAGCAGAGGTTTTCGCCATTTGCATAAGCGAAAGCATCCCTTCTTGCATACGCGCGCCACCGGAAGCAGTGAAAATAACAAATGGTTTATTTGTTTTATCAGCATCTTCCACAGCACGAAGAATTTTTTCACCAACAACAGAACCCATACTCGCCATTCTAAAACGAGAATCCATGACAGCAATGACAAGCGGATTACCGTCAATAGTAGCATGACCAGTAACAATCGCCTCATTTAAACCAGACTTTTGCTTATCTTTCTCAATTCGATCCATATAATCTTCAAAACCAAGTGGATTTGCTGTTGTTAAACTAGCATCAATTTCTTCAAAAGACCCTTCATCAACAAGCATATCGATTCGTGCATTTGCCCCAATTGGATGGTGAAAACCACAATAATTACATACCATAAGATTTTTTTGCAATTCTTTGGTATACATTATTTTTTTACATTCTGGACATTTTGTCATAATACCTTCTGGAACATCTGCTTTTGTTCCGTCAGAAGGAATTGTGGCATATTTTCTCTTTTTTGGTTTTGTAAACAAGTCTCCTAACAAGGATAACCCTCCCCATTTACGCTTTCTATTGTGGTTATTAGCGATTTTTAATGTTGTATAAATAAAAAATGAATAATGACATGAAACATAAATCAACCGCATTTTTCCACAAGAAGACAAAATGCCAGTCTATCCGAATCATAACTGGACAGACTGCGCAATATTGTTTTCCACGTTAAACTATAACATACTTTCTATAAATATAGAAAGTCTAAGATCACTTAATTA belongs to Listeria swaminathanii and includes:
- the polA gene encoding DNA polymerase I, giving the protein MNKLVLIDGNSIANRAFYALPLLNNDKGVYTNAVYGFAMMLMNVLEKEKPSHVLVAFDAGKTTFRHTTFKGYKGGRQKTPSELSEQFPFIRELLTAYDIPQYELANYEADDIIGTLTKKAEADGMEVAIITGDRDLTQLASEKTTVYITKKGIADMETNTPETLKEKYNLTPLQIIDMKGLMGDSSDNIPGIPGVGEKTALKLLHEFGGTVESVLEHAEEISGKKLKEKVLENKELAILSKELATINVDSPIECTVESTKYDGYQTEKVIPLLKEMNFTTLLKNIEGDTPEEAKELKELSFEIVTELKEQHFGGKTALYVELENDNYHTANFIGLTIHSSQGTYFFTKETAENSAAFREWVESEQTKVVYDAKKTMVAMNRIGLAIAGISFDIMLASYLLNPSDSIDDFTSVAVRHDYTEVETDEAVYGKGAKRSTPEESIVAAHLSRKVVAIADLEKRLIDDLEKNEQLALMEDLELPLTFVLAQMEMQGVSVDTERLENMKVELAGRLKTLEESIHSLAGEEFNINSPKQLGVILFEKLELPPVKKTKTGYSTAADVLESLSGKHAIIDEILLYRQLGKIQSTYIEGLLKVTDKETHKVHTRFNQTLTQTGRLSSVDPNLQNIPIRLEEGRKIRQVFVPSKPGWKMFSADYSQVELRVLAHISEDENLIYAFKHDYDIHTKTAMDVFHVEQEEVDSLMRRQAKAVNFGIVYGISDYGLSQNLGITRKEAKDFIDRYFVSYPAVKEYMQDIVRFAKEKGYVETILHRRRYIPEIVSRNFNVRGFAERTAMNTPIQGSAADIIKKAMILMSERLVSEKLEAKLLLQVHDELIFEAPEAEIAKLEEIVPDVMENAVELSVPLKVDSAFGDTWYDAK
- the icd gene encoding NADP-dependent isocitrate dehydrogenase, with translation MSQKIQVENGVLKTPNNPVIPFIEGDGTGPDIWAAAKRVLDAAVKKAYNGEKEIAWKEVLAGEKAFKQTGEWLPQATLDTIDEYLIAIKGPLTTPIGGGIRSLNVALRQELDLYVCLRPVRYFKGVPSPVKRPEDTDMVIFRENTEDIYAGIEFKEGSEESKKLIAFLKSEFGVDKIRFPETSGIGIKPISKEGTERLVRSAIEYAIKEGRKSLTLVHKGNIMKFTEGAFKNWGYDLCEREYGDKVFTWNEYDRIKEAGGTEAADAKQNEALAAGKILVKDSIADIFLQQILTRPAEFDVVATMNLNGDYISDALAAQVGGIGIAPGANINYLTGHAIFEATHGTAPKYAGLDKVNPSSVILSGTLLLEHIGWGEAAELINSSMEKTIAAKTVTYDFARLMDGATEVKCSEFADELIKNF
- the citZ gene encoding citrate synthase, whose translation is MTLSKGLENVYVAETSISSIIDDMLTYVGYGIDDLMENNASFEEVIYLLWHLRLPNKDEFKKFKLEIQENMAVSETIITSLRMQNHQKLHPMSVLRTTVSMLGVFDTEAELDDGEAVYRKGLRLQAKMPTIVAAFSRIRRGLDPIPPRDDLSMAANFLYMITGEEADALSVEAMNKALVLHADHEFNASTFTARVCVATLSDVYSGVTAAIGALKGPLHGGANERVFDMLEEIDEAGDVRTYIQEKIDTKQKIMGFGHRVYRGGDPRAQHLREMSRKLTAEKGEEKWFDISMQVEEAVWELKHLKPNVDFYSASVYHALGIDRDLFTLVFSVSRVSGWLAHIFEQYRDNRLIRPRAIYVGPENRSYLPVEERI
- a CDS encoding DUF441 domain-containing protein, translating into MFTESMLFLLLFLLLGLIAKNNSLIIAVAAVILLKLFHVDGKVMEMIQAKGINWGVTIITVAILIPIATGQIGFKDLIDSFKSAAGWIGLGAGIAVSILAKKGVGYMAVDPQVTVSLVFGTILAVVLFRGIAAGPVIAAGIAYMAMQLVAFIK
- a CDS encoding FxsA family protein codes for the protein MRKFILYWALYGLIELIIYVWLFQVIGFWPLLFIQIASSAFGIFIFKRLGGNLFRNVRDGRTVAPYLLDSLCFFIAGFLLIIPGVITTVLGLLIFIPFSRKLLKPRLTKWLGNQKKHTQYYYFDM
- the pyk gene encoding pyruvate kinase encodes the protein MKKTKIVCTIGPASESVDTLVQLIEAGMNVARLNFSHGDFEEHGARIVNIREASKKTGKQVAILLDTKGPEIRTNDMVGGKLEFQTGDVVRVSMTPVEGTKEKFSVTYGELYNDVEIGSSILLDDGLIGLEVIEKDEANRELVTKVLNSGVLKNKKGVNVPNVSINLPGITEKDAADIRFGLEQGIDFIAASFVRRATDVLEITKILEEHNATHVQIIPKIENQEGVDNIDEILQVSQGLMVARGDLGVEIPAEEVPIVQKELIRKCNKLGKPVITATQMLDSMQRNPRPTRAEASDVANAIFDGTDAIMLSGETAAGDYPVEAVKMMAKIAIRTEEVLVAQDKFALKLHENTDMTEAIGQAVGHTAKNLNVQTIVAATQSGHTARMISKYRPKSHIVAVTFNEHVYRGLALSWGVYPRLATPVSNTDEMFDLAVKESLASGVAKQGDLIIITAGVPVTESGTTNVMKIQLIGEKVAKGQGIGSKSVIGKAIVAKSNAEALQKAEEGGILIVKTTDKEILPAFEKSAAVVVEEGGLTSHAAVVGINLGIPVIVGAKDATSLVKDGEIITVDSRQGVVYNGKTATH
- the pfkA gene encoding 6-phosphofructokinase, with product MKRIAILTSGGDAPGMNAATRAVVRKAIYEGLEVYGINYGFLGLVNGDIRKLELGSVGDLLHRGGTFLYSARYPEFATEEGQLKGIEQLKKHQIDGLVVIGGDGSYHGAEALTKRGFPTIGIPGTIDNDISGTDFTIGFDTALNTVLDALDKIRDTATSHERTFIIEVMGRDAGDIALWSGLAGGAEAIIVPEESFNMDDVVDRLNKGRERGKKHSIIVVAEGVMSGNEFAKQLAEYGDYHARVTVLGHVQRGGSPTAFDRVLASRLGARSVELLLENRGGLAVGIRENRIVENDISEILKEKHTLDQKLFDLASILSI
- a CDS encoding acetyl-CoA carboxylase carboxyltransferase subunit alpha; translated protein: MANEMEFEKPILELKSKIADLKEYNETSDVDLTNEIEKLEKRLAKLESGIYSNMTAWDKFQVARHPDRPTTLDYIPLLFQDFMELHGDRTFGDDAAIVGGIATFNGIPVTVIGHQRGKDTKDNLHRNFGMPHPEGFRKALRLMKQADKFGRPIICFIDTKGAYPGRAAEERGQSEAIARNLYEMSDMKVPIISIVIGEGGSGGALALGVGNQIFMLENAVFSVISPEGAAAILWKDASQAKKAAESMRITAGDLFDLGITDGIIPEVKGGAHRDLTAQAEEINKTITKSLHALMAFSEDQLMDQRYEKFKKIGVYETL
- the accD gene encoding acetyl-CoA carboxylase, carboxyltransferase subunit beta → MLGDLFTKPKKRKYATIPSDGTKADVPEGIMTKCPECKKIMYTKELQKNLMVCNYCGFHHPIGANARIDMLVDEGSFEEIDASLTTANPLGFEDYMDRIEKDKQKSGLNEAIVTGHATIDGNPLVIAVMDSRFRMASMGSVVGEKILRAVEDADKTNKPFVIFTASGGARMQEGMLSLMQMAKTSAAFKRFSNHGGLVITVMTHPTTGGVSASFASLGDYNFAEPGALIGFAGRRVIEQTVREELPEDFQTSEFLLKHGQLDDCISRLDLQNKLSFILRIHVKTPEAGGDVDGE